The DNA segment TGGAGTGGCTCTTTTAACATTGTAGGTCATTGCACCCAAAAGCAGCGAACACTACCCTACCTGTTGAGGCCGACATGCTGCAGGCTACCTCACTGAATGCAGAGTTAATGAAGTGGGAACTGGGCCAAGAAGACTAAACCGGCTGCTCCTTGCTCTCCTTGTGGAAATTGTGGTAGACAATAAGCTTGTCATCAGCATATGAACAAAGCAAACTCTGCCCGATTTCACTGccgtttatttttgcattgtagGTTTTTGTCCCCTCCGGTGTGCTGAAGAGATGGCGCTATCTGTCAAATGGCTGCATATCCTAGTATCACAGCAGCACAGCTAAAGTACAGATCCCTCTAACAGGCTTAAATGCAGTGTTGTCACAGTAATTGCTCATAATTACACtggtttgatatttatttatttttttacacccACACAGGactaaaatactaaaaagcTTAATTTGTGTGGAAAGTTATCCTATTAACAAATGGACTCTCTGGTGCTGCCCATTTATTATATCTGAAATTTGCTGCCTATTGTAATAATACCAGCTGGCCTGCCTGCAATGCCTCCAGTGTTTATACTAGTGATAAGGGTTTTTATTGCAGTATTTGCCTTGTGTCCGGTTGAGCACTAGCTTTCTGTCACTCtcaggggtaaaaaaaaaaattcgaATAGGATTTCTTATCACAGCTTAGCCAAACACACCAGacaatgtgtttctgtttggagACAGATTTGTCTttctgtattccacttttaaatGTGGCTTAATTCTGTATactgaaaaataaactttatgctATTTATTTCAAAGATGTAATTAGTTTAATAGGTATATGGTTGGGGGCAAGATACAATCAGACACACTtaacaaaatgatgaaaaagaaaacagttgctcattgaattttatttttgtctagtaaactttgacattttagtttcagttttgtAAAAAGGTCTTTGTGAGAAATTCATCCTCTGTTTTGTAAAGATTTCCGTCATGGTGTTGGTCTGTTGTTCTAAAACAGTAAGGCTCTGTGTTTTTGATtgcttaaaaaaactgaaatgagtCATATTTTATTCAGGCACCAATCTTTTGGCAGAAACATCCTATTTTATTACCCCAATTTACAGTATCATGAAATCTTTCGGGACTCTGTGTTCTTGGAGCTTTGTTCAAATTTTTCATATTATTTCAAAATACTTTTGGATTTTTCAGCTTGTTCAAACTATGTGGGAGCACTTGCCATTAATTTTTTACAGCCAAATTTTGTCCACTTCCTTAAACTTGTAAAAGTGTGTAACTCATACACACTTATACCCACGAGTCCTGCtcaactttttaattatttgttgcTGGAAATCAATGCATTTGTCCACCCCACGCCTCAGTTGATTGTAGTTTTCCAGTCGTGAAGGATCATTATCGTACCAAACATGGCAACCTTGTTTCTGTTTCAGCGTCCTTTCTGACACATCATACATTGACGGAAGTGTtgttaagtgtgtttttaaatagaaaatgaatAGGCGTCTCGTGCTAAGACAGAATAGTTATATCCTGTAGCTGTATGGTGTAATATGCAAATAGGAAAATTGGTGTTCTCTAAACCATTGACCCTCTGCATCGGTCAAGTTGTGTTTAGTCTGGTAGTGACAACTCAAATTGTTATCCTTAAACACGGAAATCTGCTCTACACAAACtgattgtaaggtagaccctacaataatacataatgGAATTctaacatatttttatttttgtcttagGGTCTTGCTACCATGAAGATGGTGCTGTGTGGCCTTGGGGAGATGATATCCGCATGTCTGCCATCAGATTTTATGTGAACTCTCCTGCAATGATGCCTGCTCACCCTGGAGAAGCATGGTTCTCTCCACTACTGTTCCCCTCCTGGATACAGGGGACATTAACAGCCGTTTCTGCTGCGTCGTTACGAGGTTGCTGAACCTTTCTGAGAGGCTACCAATGGAAGACCTCTCTGTGGCAAACATTTCCCTGGGCTCCGGGTCTCCCTCGGAGCCGGTCACCCCAACAGCAAATGCTCTGGAAATCCAGCAAGGCATTGGCCTACCTCTGcagatcttcttctgctttgtcATGGCAGCCATCCTTTTAGTGGCGCTGTCAGGAAACATAGTGGTGTGCCTGATGGTGTACCAGAGATCTGCCATGCGTTCAGCCATCAACATTCTGCTGGCTAGTCTGGCATTTGCGGACATGATGCTGGCCATCTTGAACATGCCCTTTGCTCTGGTTACTGTGGTGACCACCAACTGGATTTTTGGAGATGTTTTCTGTCGCGTTTCCGCCATGctcttttggttttttgttatgGAAGGAGCAGCTGTACTGCTTATAATAAGCATTGATCGTTTTCTTATTATTGTCCAGAAGCAAGATAAGCTGAGCCCACAGAGAGCCAAGCTGCTCATAGTGGTCACATGGGGACTCTCGTTCATTTTCACTTTCCCTCTAGCTGTTGGCTCACCTCCCTTACAGATCCCACCCAGAGCTCCTCAGTGTATATTTGGCTACAGCAGTGATCCTGGTTACCACGCCTATGTGTTGATATTAACactagtttttttcttcttgcctTTCACAGTCATGCTATACACATTCATGGGCATCCTCAACACCATCCGCCACAATGCCATTCGCATCCGTAGCCACACAGACAGCGTCTGTCTGAGCCAGGCCAGCAAACTGGGCCTCCTCAGCCTTCAGAAGCCCTTCAAGATGAACATAGACATGAGCTTCAAGACCCGTGCCTTCACCAccatcctcatcctcttctCCGTGTTTACAGCGTGCTGGGCACCCTTCACTGCCTTCAGCTTGGTAACTACCTTCAGTGACAGGTTCTACCGCAAAGACAGCTTTTTTCAAATCAGCACATGGGTCTTGTGGTTGTGCTACCTCAAGTCAGCCCTCAACCCTCTTATTTACTACTGGCGGATCAAGAAGTTCCGCGACGCCTGCCTCGATCTGATGCCCAAATATTTCAAGTTTCTTCCTCAGCTGCCAGGCAACACAAAGAGGCGCATACAGCCGAGCGCTGTGTATATATGTGGAGAGCATCGCTCTGTGGTATAAGGCATAACTCCTCtctgaaacactgttaaaatgcATCTTATCTCACTAGGGTTTTCTCATGGTTTACTTCTCTTAGCAGGCTATAAGACTGAGGttagcactgcattaaaaatataaggGGGCTGAGGTGGAATGGGTTATTGCTACAGTAGCCAGACTGAAGATCCAATCCGGGAGGTACACGGTGAGTCCAACATGCCAGAGATTTAAAGGTTGTCAGGTGAGAAATCGCAAAATTTCCAATATAAGACCTGACTGTCAGTACTGAAACTGTACTTtataagttttatttttaaaacatcataTGTGAATGTGAGGATTCTTCATCAACAAAGATTTGGTTGAGCTTTAGTTTCCACAAGAAGTAGCAACAGTCAGTCATGAACAGACAGAATGGCATTTGCATTTAGTGGTTAGAAGTTACGCATGTTGGGCAGGAAATTCAGAGTGAGGTGATCCTTTTGAAAGGCAAAAAGGTCATTTGTGCACCATGGCTTaagtcaggggtgtccaactcggctggtgtcctgcaggttttagatgtgtccttgatccaacacagtagatttaaatggctaaattacctcctcagcatgtcttgaagatatccagaggcctggctggtaataaactaatcatttgattcgggtgtgttgGCCCAGgctgatatctaaaacctgcaggacacctgccctcaaggcctggagttggatgCCCGTGGCTTAAGTAAACATAAATAGCCATTCAGGATGACCTCTTGTGGCAACAGTTAGTAGACATACCTTTAGAATCATTGCTGGCTTCACAGCAGCTTGCTTTGTGCATATGCATACACTTAAGGATTGTTGTGGTAGTTTTTCTGGTTAATGTAGTCTAGTA comes from the Astatotilapia calliptera chromosome 15, fAstCal1.2, whole genome shotgun sequence genome and includes:
- the gpr63 gene encoding probable G-protein coupled receptor 63; translated protein: MVLSTTVPLLDTGDINSRFCCVVTRLLNLSERLPMEDLSVANISLGSGSPSEPVTPTANALEIQQGIGLPLQIFFCFVMAAILLVALSGNIVVCLMVYQRSAMRSAINILLASLAFADMMLAILNMPFALVTVVTTNWIFGDVFCRVSAMLFWFFVMEGAAVLLIISIDRFLIIVQKQDKLSPQRAKLLIVVTWGLSFIFTFPLAVGSPPLQIPPRAPQCIFGYSSDPGYHAYVLILTLVFFFLPFTVMLYTFMGILNTIRHNAIRIRSHTDSVCLSQASKLGLLSLQKPFKMNIDMSFKTRAFTTILILFSVFTACWAPFTAFSLVTTFSDRFYRKDSFFQISTWVLWLCYLKSALNPLIYYWRIKKFRDACLDLMPKYFKFLPQLPGNTKRRIQPSAVYICGEHRSVV